A genomic window from Fusarium verticillioides 7600 chromosome 5, whole genome shotgun sequence includes:
- a CDS encoding acyl-CoA dehydrogenase — MSETYTTAEVGKHKDEANGFWLIVENDVYDVTKFIDEHPGGAKILKRWSGKNATKAFWKYHNEHVLAKYGKDLKIGAVGESAKL; from the exons ATGTCCGAGACATATACTACCGCTGAGGTTGGAAAGCACAAGGATGAGGCCAACGGTTTCTGGCTCattgttgagaatgacgtTTACGACGTGACCA AGTTCATCGATGAACATCCCGGTGGTGCTAAGATCCTGAAGCGCTGGTCTGGAAAGAACGCTACCAAGGCCTTCTGGAAGTACCACAACGAGCATGTCCTGGCAAAGTATGGCAAGGACCTCAAGATTGGCGCTGTCGGCGAGAGCGCCAAGCTATAG